One Solanum pennellii chromosome 9, SPENNV200 DNA segment encodes these proteins:
- the LOC107030198 gene encoding uncharacterized protein LOC107030198 yields the protein MREALMWTISDFPAYAMLSGWSTKGKFACPCCNYGTNCRYLKHSRKMCYMDHRVFLPMDHPWRSNKRSFNGKTEFRPPPAPLKGIDVLNSLRDFVNVFGKKKKRSNDGPWKKRSIFFELPYWQHNLLRHNLDVMHIEKNIVDSILGTLLDISGKTKDHAKARYDLKDMGIRKNLHPQDTEDSKRTKFTKACFSMTNGEKSIFCGVLKTAKLPDGSASNISRCVHLDERKVSNYKTHDAHFMLHYFLPIPIKSILPDHVAIPLIRLSSFFHRLCQKVITLEELDCLEVEIIETTNQLERIFPPSFFDIMISLPIHLVNEVRLGGPVQNRWMYSTERETGTFKSYIRNRRFPEGCIAETRVGIDCMNLFSKYLHRGVHTRFNRRARNNDECDPSDAEPVSLFSNKGVPLGAKKTDPIILDDKSLSQAHAYLLGSCDDVQEYIREHEQEVNNQSRRSKWSKAKNHCQNFSQWFETRALQEDVPDLIKQLSRGPNSVAKRYSGYLINGYRFHVRQRDARRKTQNSGVTLIASTTSFASSKDKNPIAADLTYYGRIVDIVELNYYSHFKVVLFKCDWYEVEKDVYGLTYVYFNKRCSQEEPFVLAYQVHQCFYVQDPYDHDKYYVMKTVPRDLFNMGDEVESNLPQSYENEPSEHSKGPSIPKDNGEVLLTRTDLPETIIDVPVEEFVNQQLEVEYEEEFEDEFEDESENEYEDEFSDAFEDESENEYEDESDDEVESEEESE from the exons ATGCGGGAAGCTCTTATGTGGACAATCAGTGATTTTCCTGCATATGCTATGTTATCTGGTTGGAGTACAAAAGGAAAGTTTGCTTGCCCTTGTTGTAACTATGGCACTAATTGTCGCTATCTTAAACATAGTCGGAAAATGTGCTATATGGATCATCGTGTTTTTCTACCGATGGATCATCCATGGAGATCAAACAAAAGATCATTCAATGGAAAAACTGAATTTAGGCCTCCTCCAGCTCCTTTAAAGGGAATTGATGTTCTTAATAGCTTACGTGATTTTGTAAATGTGTttgggaagaagaaaaagagatcaAATGATGGCCCATGGAAaaaaaggtcaattttttttgaattaccttACTGGCAGCACAACTTGTTACGTCACAACCTTGATGTAATGCACATAGAGAAGAACATAGTTGATAGCATACTTGGAACTCTTTTGGATATTTCAGGAAAAACAAAGGATCATGCAAAAGCACGGTATGATTTGAAAGATATGGGAATCAGGAAGAACCTTCATCCACAAGATACAGAAGATAGTAAGAGAACAAAGTTTACAAAGGCGTGCTTCTCAATGACAAATGGAGAGAAATCCATCTTTTGTGGAGTTTTAAAGACAGCCAAGCTACCTGATGGTAGTGCCTCCAATATATCTAGGTGTGTGcacttggatgaaagaaagGTGTCTAATTATAAAACCCATGATGCTCATTTCATGTTACATTACTTTCTTCCAATACCAATTAAAAGCATTCTTCCTGATCATGTGGCTATTCCTTTGATTCGTCTAAGTTCCTTCTTCCATCGTTTGTGCCAAAAAGTAATCACATTGGAGGAACTGGATTGCTTAGAAGTAGAGATCATAGAAACAACAAATCAGTTGGAGAGAATTTTTCCTCCTTCATTTTTTGATATCATGATTAGTTTGCCTATTCATTTGGTGAATGAAGTGAGATTAGGCGGCCCGGTGCAAAATCGATGGATGTATTCCACTGAAAGAGAAACGGGtacattcaaatcatacatTCGCAATAGGCGTTTTCCAGAAGGTTGCATAGCAGAGACACGAGTGGGAATAGATTGCATGaatttattctcaaaatatCTGCATCGGGGTGTGCATACCAGATTTAATAGGAGAGCGCGAAACAATGATGAATGTGACCCAAGTGACGCAGAACCTGTGAGTTTGTTTTCTAACAAAGGAGTTCCTTTAGGAGCAAAGAAAACTGATCCAATCATTTTAGATGACAAGTCACTAAGTCAGGCACATGCATACTTATTGGGAAGTTGTGACGATGTTCAAGAATATATTAG AGAGCATGAGCAAGAGGTTAATAATCAGTCACGAAGATCTAAATGGAGCAAAGCCAAGAATCATTGTCAAAACTTCTCTCAATGGTTTGAAACTCGTGCTTTGCAAGAGGATGTGCCTGATTTGATAAAACAATTGTCTAGAGGACCAAATTCTGTTGCAAAAAGATATTCTGGGTATCTCATAAATGGATATAGATTCCATGTTAGGCAGCGTGATGCAAGGCGTAAAACACAAAATAGTGGTGTTACACTAATTGCCTCAACTACAAGCTTTGCAAGCTCAAAGGATAAAAATCCGATTGCTGCAGATTTGACTTATTATGGTAGAATAGTTGATATTGTTGAATTAAACTATTACAGCCATTTTAAGGTTGTTTTATTTAAGTGTGATTGGTATGAGGTTGAAAAAGATGTTTATGGCCTTACTTATGTCTATTTTAACAAGAGATGCTCTCAGGAAGAGCCTTTTGTGCTTGCATATCAAGTACACCAATGCTTCTATGTGCAAGATCCATATGATCACGataaatattatgttatgaagaCTGTTCCAAGAGACTTGTTTAACATGGGTGATGAAGTTGAATCTAATCTCCCACAAAGTTATGAAAATGAGCCATCTGAACATTCGAAGGGTCCATCTATACCAAAAGATAATGGTGAAGTACTCTTAACAAGGACTGATTTACCAGAAACAATCATTGATGTGCCTGTGGAGGAATTTGTCAATCAACAACTTGAAGTCGAGTATGAAGAGGAGTTTGAAGATGAGTTCGAAGATGAGTCTGAAAATGAGTATGAAGATGAGTTTTCAGATGCGTTTGAAGACGAGTCTGAAAATGAGTATGAAGATGAGTCTGATGATGAAGTCGAGTCTGAAGAAGAGTCTGAATAA